From the Pseudomonas monsensis genome, the window GATGTTGCCTTCGACGTCGACTTCGAACGCCCCCAGCACGGTCAGGTCGACATGCCCGCCGCGGATCATCGCGAAGGATTCGGCGGAGTTGAAAATCGACGCCCCGATACGTGCGGTCACGGTCTGTTTGCCGGCGTTGATCATGTCGGCATCAATGGTTTCTTCGGTTGGAAAAGGCCCCATGCCGAGCAGACCGTTTTCCGATTGCAGCATGACTTCCATGCCTTCGGGAATGTAGTTGGCGACCAGGGTCGGAATGCCGATGCCAAGGTTCACGTAGTAGCCGTCCTGCATTTCGCGGGCGACGCGCTGAGCCATTTGTTCGCGGGAAAGTGCCATGTTGTTGTTCTCCGTCTGGGCTTCAGTTATTTGCGGATGGTGCGCTGTTCGATGCGTTTTTCGAACGTGCCGCAAATGACCCGGTCGACGTAGATGCCGGGGGTGTGGATCTGCGACGGATCCAGCTCGCCGGGTTCAACGATTTCTTCGACTTCAACCACGGTGATCTTGCCGGCGGTGGCCGCCAGTGGGTTGAAGTTCTGCGCGGTGTGGCGGTAGATGACGTTGCCGAAATGGTCGGCTTTCCAGCCTTTGACGATGGCGAAGTCGCCGGTGATGGACTCTTCCATCAGGTACTTGCGACCTTTGAATTCACGCACTTCCTTGCCTTCGGCCACGGGGGTGCCGACGCCGGTGGCGGTGAAGAAGGCCGGAATGCCGGCGCCGCCGGCGCGCATTTTCTCGGCGAGGGTGCCTTGCGGGGTCAGGATGACTTCGATCTCGCCCTTGAGCAGTTGCTCTTCGAACAGCTTGTTTTCGCCGACGTAGGAGGCGATGACTTTGCTGATCTGGCGATCGGTCAACAGCACGCCGAGGCCGAACCCGTCGACGCCGCAGTTGTTGGAAACCACAGTCAGGTCGCGGGTGCCTTTGCGCTTGATCTCGGCGATCAGGTTTTCCGGAATGCCGCACAGACCGAAGCCGCCGGCGATGACGGTCATGCCATCTTCCAGCCCGGCGAGGGCTTCCTCGTAGGAACTCACGCGCTTGTCGAAACCTGCCATATGCACCTCTTTTATTATTTGCGGGCGGCTGGCTAGCCGAATGACTGGAGTGTCTCGCTGGTGGATATATTTGTTAAGTTGATTTTTAAGGTTGATTGATAGATAAAACTCAATAATTCGTCGCGTTATAGCTTGCAGCTTGA encodes:
- a CDS encoding CoA transferase subunit B, with protein sequence MALSREQMAQRVAREMQDGYYVNLGIGIPTLVANYIPEGMEVMLQSENGLLGMGPFPTEETIDADMINAGKQTVTARIGASIFNSAESFAMIRGGHVDLTVLGAFEVDVEGNIASWMIPGKLVKGMGGAMDLVAGADNIIVIMTHASKDGESKLLSKCSLPLTGAGCIKRVLTDLAYLEIENGAFVLKERAPGVSVEEIVAKTAGKLIVPDHVPEMQFAAQ
- a CDS encoding CoA transferase subunit A, which gives rise to MAGFDKRVSSYEEALAGLEDGMTVIAGGFGLCGIPENLIAEIKRKGTRDLTVVSNNCGVDGFGLGVLLTDRQISKVIASYVGENKLFEEQLLKGEIEVILTPQGTLAEKMRAGGAGIPAFFTATGVGTPVAEGKEVREFKGRKYLMEESITGDFAIVKGWKADHFGNVIYRHTAQNFNPLAATAGKITVVEVEEIVEPGELDPSQIHTPGIYVDRVICGTFEKRIEQRTIRK